The genomic DNA TATTTCTACGCTAATGAGTCAAAGATGCAtttctttttctgatttatttgaaGACCATTTGCAACTAAACTAAGCATACTTAATTCTTGGAGCTAAGGTTTGCTGCTAACAGATGGAATAATAGTGAGTATGTAAGTTTTCAGACAGGTTATCACTTTCTACTCATTTACCTGTATGTGGCAATCTCAATATCCAGAGCCATTTTCACACTCAGTAAATCTTGATATTCTCGCAAGTGCAAAGCAATTTTATGTTTCAATGTCTTCAAATCCTCTTCTAACTTATTGATTTTTTCCTGAAAGATCGTAGTATGCTTATTATGGTTTGTACATTTTGAGATCACATTTTAAtctacaggtatgttatccagaaaaataaataatgggaagaCTATTTTCTGTAAactccattgtaataaaatattcagagtttttaaaaattatttcctttttatctgtaataataaacagtacactgtaccttgtacattattctataattagatataattaatcattattggagacaaaacaatcctactgggtttataggggggcatatttatcaagggtcgaattttgaattgaaaaaatttcgaaattcaaattcaaaaagaccaaccgaaattaagtcgaagatttttttggttgaataggtcagttttcgatcgaacaggtctgtattcagccaaatttgaatcatactAATCGAAGGGATaatgcattcgatcaaattcgattcaaagtttttcccaaaaagatttttcaaagcccaccaattgactccaaataggttctaggaggtcccccataggctaatacagcaatttggcaggttttagatggcgaatttttaaagagacagtacatgataaatttcgatattcgaattttcaaaatttttaaaattcaaatcaaatttggactattcaaaaAATAGCtaggaattcaaatttttttcattagaaaattcacctcgacctttgataaatctgcccttaatgattattttttttaggtatggagatccatattacagaaagacccctcattcaggaaacctcaggtcccaagcattctggtcatacctgtaatagaaaaaaaggcaaaaactgtGCCCAAAACTAGAGGACAAGCTGTCACCCACCTGTAGCTCCTCTATCTCTTTCTTGTTCTTTTCTTGAGTTTCTTTGACTTGAGATTCCAGAATGGCGTTTCTGTTCTTAAGAGAATTCAGTTCCATTTCTTTACTTTTAATCTGCAAAACAAACCCACAAATACAGAACCTTCTGCACCTTcatgcatattttaaatatgtatatttatacattaaaaaaaatgattgcatatTAATTTAGATTTTGTCAGTCAGTTTTGTGCTCTTGCACcaaattttttaaagtcataGAAATAGAATAGAAGTAATACAGTTAAAAGTAAATCACAATTTGATAGGTGAAACTAACATATGATAATAggtttatttgtattaaaaaaaactcttttataTAAagccagaaatataatttatttttgttgcagatGGCAGTTGTGAGCAAATATAGAGAACGCATCAGTAAGTGGGTAGCTAATTCCAACAATCCCACCTGTGCTACAGATTTGTATCTGTGCCGCTCAGTGGGTATACCACAACAGAACATAATAAAAACATCACAGAAAGATCTAAGCTGCAAATCCAGTATTCTATCAGTAAATAAGAACAAGTTAAACTGTGAactccaaaaaatattttcagaaaaaaccCTCAACGTGCCAATAACTGAAATGTTTGGAAGTAAATTACTTCCTTCTAACTATGGTAATTACCATCTGTATTATGCACTACTTCCCATTATGTACCTCCCAAGATTTAGAGCCCTGGAGCCTCTGCATAGAAAACAGCTCAGACAACAGTCATATTCCCTATGTTACTTAAATCATAAGGTACTGAACTGACATCCATGAGCTCCAAGGGATTTGAAAGCCTACTTACGTTTCTCTTGCAGTTTGACATGTCTCCTCGGTAATGTCTCACATTTTCCACGTGCTTTGTAGAAGCTTGACTGTAGTCTACAAATTTGCTTTTGTACCACTCGTCCATTTCCTAGGGGCAAGAACAGCATCAGATGTAAGAAAGCGGATGCAAACATGTCATGTCAGGTCTTGGAGGatcaagtgtgtttttttaacgTGCCTTAAACACAATTACGTACGTTGAAAAACAGCTATGTTAAGGAAAGCGAAGTCTGACCCACAAGTCTTGGTACTGCAGAGTTAATTTTATGGTTGGCAGAATACTTTCCAGTACGATCAGACCAATTTAGCACCCAGGGGGTTAATCTTTCCATTTCTTAGGATTCTCTGTGTGCAACAGTATATAAGGATTGTCACAGATGTCCAATGGCTACATTTTGATTTGTATTCGAAACAGTATGCTAATATATATGCTGAGAAGTAGCATCTGacataaaattcagattttgctaaaaaaatgaGCTATAATTTTAACCTGCAGGTTCTTGGCTGCTATTGCTTCATATTCCATCTGGATGTCCCTCAGAGCAGCAGCAAAATCCGGGATGGAGAAGGCAAGATCACAGGAAGTGCTCATGTTGTAGATTTGCTTCATCAGTTCTTCAATCTCCTGGATAGAGAGACAGTACAGTGAGGGACACACATAGTCAAGAACAGAATAGCTACTACTGCTTTCATTGAATAATTGTAATACCTCGCCATGTACTCTCTGCAGAAAAGAAATCTCTGCTTCCAAAGTTTCCAGTTGCTTTTCTAGTGATATGCGTCCTGCTGTGGCAGCATCCACATCCTTAAAATAAAACAGCAAATGAACAAGAAGGATTATCTacgtcaggcatgtccaaagtgcggcctgggggccaattgtgcccgttttcaaatttacaccggccctcagccttcATCATGAAATAATAATGAGGCACctagcacagtgcaatcaggaatcccatagcagtaatattaaggcacattagtgaaatgatctggcacGTAGAAATACGCTGtttttgcatacttctttagggctgaaggtgtcaatagacgtacggACGTGCCAGTACGGTAagctaaagaagtatgtgagagcagcGCATGACTATGTGCCgttatgtgtctattgctaacaccttcagcacacaggcagcagtatagaccaagtggcagatcatttcactaatgtgcccaaatatttctGCTACGATGacttgattcctgtaatttaatgttaatggttcaaataATGTCTGttctgaatggtcggcccccacacattttcacctcaccaaatctggctcTCATTgcaaaaaagtttgggcacccctgatctacGTAGAAAATACTATACTCAGTCCAATTTAACGATAAATTACTGTGAGAAAGCCAATGAGGCAGTATTAGCtgctgcaaatatatttatttgaaaatcccTAATAACCTTTATAGTTTGCCTTTGGCAGAGCCTTTAAAGAAGGTGTTAGTTAAGTATCATGTTATATTTTTATCTAGGTTACCACAATAGAAAGATATCTCTGAATGGATACTAATTTATTTGTTAAGACTGTACTCTGCTTTGGGCTTGCGAATTATAAACTACAAAGGACAGGAAGACAGGATAAAGGGCAAACATTAGGGAAATCATAGGCAGTGTATCCTTCTGATAGATTCCAATTAGACAGGGCAGCTGCTGAAACAATTAGAAATTGAAACTGGAATCTGTGTTGTATTTTGCCTCAGGAACATatttggttttattaaaaaaagggatGAACAATCTGTATTAGCACTGTAGTGTGTAATCATCCTTGTAACCCTATATGCACTGCATACACAAACTATAACATGACGCACTGATTGAGCTAGTGCTCCTGCATATTTTTCTCTTAAGCACACATCACCTGCTGGCTTGATGGGGTTTAGAAAGGAAGTATGTATATAGATCTTTCCCTAGTAGTACCCAAAGTACTTTATAGTGAATATGTTGCACCAGTTATAGAGGTGCACTACATAACAGAACTCTCTGCAGCAGTGGCAgacatttctacagatatacaacAGTGCTATGATGTCTTTGGTAAATCTCTGTCTCCCTGACACCATGTGAGCTGGCACTTCACAGTTTAAATATATGCAATAAGCCACCAAAGTTTTGCTTCTATATGTTCCTGCAACACCTGTGAGTATTCCCTCCTACGTGAATTTTCCTGTATAGTTTTCTATAGTATGTCCTGCTCTTTAATTTCTAGTACTTTGTTCCTAAAACTAGAAATTCATGAATGCATTAAACACAATTTTTCTAGCACCAAACACCGAAACAGCACTAAATTTACCCTCAATAATGCTTGATGACCTTGAGTGGCAAATATTTTCCAAGCAATCATTATCTGACATTGGGTGCACCAGCATTCTAGGCTGTCATTCAAAACAATGGCAAGTTAATAATTGCTTGGAAGACAGAACACCGgaattttttaaatgtgtcaaTGTCCTTAAAGTTGTATACAGCTGGTCTAAAAGCCCCAGTTCCAACAGGTGTACAACTCTTGCTACCTGAATTTAAGAATAACATTTACTTACAGGGCGTAAAGCTTCAATATCTTCTTCAGCCTTTTTCCTTGCCTCAACAGCATCTTCATAGCGTTTCTTTACTGCACTGAGTTGATTCACCACAGGTACCTTAGCTGCCACTGCCAAGTCCTGTTAAATAAGAAGAACAATATTCCTGGTAGCTGGCACATCTACAGAGATCTCTGTTGCATATAAATACAGATGGGGGACTGCTTATTGAATTAAATATTCCCTAGCCTGTAATATAATGTTTTACCAAGGAACTGGTTTATAGATACAGGTAGAGGATTCtagtccagaaagctccaaattatgggaggggcatctcccataaactacattttaatcaaataattcaaaattttaaaacatatttcctttacctctgtaataataaaacttttactttatcccaactaagatttaattaattgtaggcagaacaatcctactgggtttaattaatgcttaaataatttttttgtagtattttttcaggtcccgcgcattctggataacaggtgccatacctgtattaaactaTAACTCTTTTGTTGTTATATTTGTCTGATTGCTGACCCATAACTAATGTCATTACTCTTTTACTCTGGATTGTTTGATTGGGAATCAAATTATTATGTCTTGTTGTGAAAACCTGTGTCTTTTACAAAATTCTTATTCTTGGGAacatctcttctctctctctcgcactctCTCTTTTCTCTGTGAAAGGGGATTGTTATCACAGCTAATGGGTTCCCCATAGAGAAACAGCAGGAGCACCTTCGACAAGACCATAATGGACTATATACTTAACTAGGTTTTACAATCCTGTTCAAttgaagatatactgtatttaaacagGCTTTACAATTAAATTAAGATAAAGCCACTTCCACCTGCTGTGATTTCTTACTGTACTAAAACTCCCACCATTACTCTGACTGCTTTTGTCTGCTGAAGAACCATGGCCTAAAAAAACACAGTAGATTCATTTGTTGTGGTTCAGTTGTGGTGGCTATGTTTCATTCTCAACCAGGGCACTATTTGCAAGCATgttctctgtgtgtctgtgtgggtaTCTTCCCCTATTCCAAAGGATATACAAGCATGGTTCCTGATGAAAATTATCTTACGAGAATAAGGTATGGAAGATCTACTGGGGCTAGGCCAATTTAAATGATAAACATTCTCAATTAAGTACTGCACAACATGgaaacagtatataaataaaggataattgtgGCAAAAATCAGATCATGTAATGGTTTCTAAACAATGGGATGATGTTTTCTTCTTAAATAACCCTATTCTGCTAACAAGCACTGAATTATTTTCCCAGTGGGAAAATATTACAAGTTGATGCCTGCATTTATGTGCAATGACATGAGTACCAACCTTCTTTCTATTGCGGTAGTGCTGCCATTTGGTGGAAAATACAAGTGCTATTTGCAGGAGCGAACAACCACACTGACAAATGCTTTGACCTTATCACTGAGTATTGTAAGGCTGGTCTGTTTAATGATGCTAATCTAAAAATATAATCTGGAATGTGACCCTGCAGCTAGCGGTGCGACTGACAAGGCAAATACACAAATTAGTAATTGCAATAATAAGTATTCCTTAGTGCTCAGTGACAACCCCAGTGGCTGATTACTTTTATCCCTCTTAATGTGGAAGTGTATGGATGAAGAATTCCATCTCAGGGCTCATCTTTTGTGATGTGAACAAGTGAACCTATATACAATGTTTGAGGTACAGTTACTTTTTAACAAGAAGCTAGCACAATTattaatctatctaatctatcacaGGCGTATCTGAATACGATTTTTTGAAT from Xenopus laevis strain J_2021 chromosome 5S, Xenopus_laevis_v10.1, whole genome shotgun sequence includes the following:
- the des.2.S gene encoding desmin, with the translated sequence MSCSPERVSSYRRHFEELDSSSVVKLRVSSPSPPRNRRSASYSRVTREENASCRRTASATRRPHSMFIPCFGAQMGTTVDLEAASAANQEYLSTRSSEKKEMIVLNDRLTKYIEKVRDLEQQNASAQCELDALRSRCYKPSNLRALYEEQLKELRREAEQAKLQRDLAVAAKVPVVNQLSAVKKRYEDAVEARKKAEEDIEALRPDVDAATAGRISLEKQLETLEAEISFLQRVHGEEIEELMKQIYNMSTSCDLAFSIPDFAAALRDIQMEYEAIAAKNLQEMDEWYKSKFVDYSQASTKHVENVRHYRGDMSNCKRNIKSKEMELNSLKNRNAILESQVKETQEKNKKEIEELQEKINKLEEDLKTLKHKIALHLREYQDLLSVKMALDIEIATYRKLIEGEDSRLGTSVSGLHILSNLSETLQVSTTQTFSKSVERKESTTVVKS